In Cotesia glomerata isolate CgM1 linkage group LG1, MPM_Cglom_v2.3, whole genome shotgun sequence, one genomic interval encodes:
- the LOC123267780 gene encoding uncharacterized protein LOC123267780 translates to MSIYFGCTNETSFTAVYIFRTDPLSAQVLLATALVQVRPHHGNPITARVLIDQGSELSFMRQSLFKKLGQPLQRDMVMLKGIGNVSAGSSLGVSTIELRSLCTTASMHVSMHILPTLTVDLPSFVIADPKWPHLENLKLADPQYLQPRPVDIILGASPAAQIKNAEIQRGPRNAPIAQSTTLGWIVYGAVTAKHASTSHVALHASVDTELQDAIAKFWEQEEVPSGNSPLNTAEEDECEIHFRQTHYRQPDGRYVVRLPLKALESQLGDSINAAMGSLRRLITRLSREREHSDMYRAFMAEYIQLGHMVRVPVNELPANAYFLPHHGVLKLDSATTKLRTVFNGSCATSTGISLNDILHAGPKTRILFTTDITKMFRQIEVDSLDWPLQCILWIDENDLIDAYCLKTVTYGTASAPFDAVRVLIQLVKDEGHRFPLAVAPMLKTRYVDDIYGGADNEEDAIKAAVQTKALCAAGCFPLAKWASNSPRLLAEVAPEKQLDTPLKEISDAPFKYTLPPDTPKTKRAILSEIAKLYDPLGLLAPIVVKAKIFMQDLWLDRVSWDEQLSPSLIHKWTGYREDLRNIESIRIPRWNNIAPGATMELHGFSDASQNAMAAAVYLRVTDADGNTKVSLLCSKTQVAPLKNMTIPRLELSAAWLLTQLILHVKEVQSLENVRINLWTGSAVTLAWIKSPAIRWKTFVRNRVGKIQETLRDVSWKFIPGKQNPADCASRGIPTLKLKQHALWWHGPTWLHEPESSWPTLEPPTDNATHREERQGLTLVTWKAENCLLQQLLSHYTQLFPLLRKLSIWHRAIDRFKRVPQSSLAYPLTPSDLERAKLTLIKFTQGQYFAREIHTLQDGDGLPKNNSITKLTPFIDHQGVLRVGGRLKNALLDPEERHPAILPR, encoded by the exons ATGTCCATCTATTTTGGATGCACCAACGAAACCAGCTTCACCGCAGTCTACATCTTCCGCACAG ATCCGCTTTCCGCTCAAGTATTGCTAGCTACCGCCTTAGTCCAGGTACGCCCGCATCATGGTAATCCAATCACCGCCAGAGTGTTGATTGATCAAGGTTCAGAGCTCTCATTTATGAGACAGTCGCTCTTCAAGAAGCTTGGACAACCGCTACAGCGTGACATGGTCATGCTCAAGGGCATTGGCAATGTCTCCGCAGGAAGCTCACTAGGTGTGAGCACAATTGAGCTTCGTTCGCTGTGTACGACCGCATCAATGCATGTCAGCATGCATATTCTACCAACACTGACGGTAGATCTTCCATCGTTCGTGATCGCTGATCCAAAATGGCCGCATCTTGAGAATCTCAAGCTCGCTGACCCGCAGTATCTACAGCCACGCCCTGTAGATATTATTCTAGGTGCATCACCAGCCGCACAGATCAAAAACGCAGAGATTCAACGAGGACCTCGCAATGCTCCTATTGCACAATCCACCACGCTTGGTTGGATTGTCTATGGAGCTGTCACCGCTAAACACGCTTCAACATCACACGTAGCACTACATGCGTCAGTAGATACTGAATTACAAGACGCTATCGCTAAGTTTTGGGAACAGGAAGAAGTTCCATCAGGAAATTCACCGCTCAACACCGCTGAAGAAGACGAATGTGAAATTCACTTTCGTCAAACGCATTATCGACAGCCTGATGGACGCTACGTAGTGAGATTACCGCTTAAGGCCCTTGAGAGTCAACTTGGCGACTCTATCAACGCAGCTATGGGGTCACTCCGCAGATTAATAACTCGCTTGTCGCGAGAAAGAGAACATTCTGACATGTATCGTGCATTCATGGCAGAATACATTCAACTAGGACACATGGTACGAGTACCAGTCAACGAATTGCCCGCAAACGCTTACTTCTTGCCTCACCATGGAGTATTGAAGCTTGATAGTGCCACTACGAAGCTCCGCACAGTGTTCAATGGTTCCTGTGCAACATCTACAGGAATTTCATTGAACGACATTCTCCACGCAGGACCCAAAAC CAGGATTCTATTCACTACTGACATCACCAAGATGTTCAGACAGATTGAGGTCGACTCGCTTGATTGGCCGCTTCAGTGCATTCTCTGGATAGATGAGAATGACTTAATAGACGCTTACTGTCTCAAGACAGTCACATACGGAACCGCTAGTGCACCTTTTGACGCTGTACGTGTGCTTATCCAACTAGTAAAGGATGAAGGACACCGCTTTCCGCTAGCTGTTGCTCCAATGTTGAAAACACGCTACGTAGATGATATCTACGGTGGAGCAGACAACGAAGAAGACGCTATCAAGGCTGCAGTACAAACAAAAGCTCTGTGTGCAGCAGGCTGCTTCCCGCTTGCCAAATGGGCTAGCAATAGCCCACGGTTACTCGCTGAAGTCGCTCCAGAAAAGCAGCTGGATACACCGCTTAAAGAAATCAGTGATGCACCA TTCAAGTACACGCTACCGCCAGATACGCCTAAGACAAAGAGAGCTATTTTGTCTGAAATCGCTAAACTGTATGATCCGCTAGGACTTCTCGCACCAATAGTCGTCAAAGCCAAGATCTTTATGCAAGATCTGTGGCTAGATAGAGTGTCATGGGATGAACAATTGTCACCATCACTCATTCACAAATGGACTGGATATCGCGAGGATCTTCGAAACATCGAATCCATCCGCATTCCACGCTGGAATAATATAGCACCTGGAGCAACTATGGAATTGCACGGGTTCTCAGACGCTTCGCAAAACGCTATGGCTGCCGCTGTTTATTTGAGAGTCACTGACGCTGATGGGAACACAAAGGTCTCACTTTTGTGTTCAAAAACGCAAGTAGCACCGCTGAAGAACATGACAATCCCACGCTTGGAATTATCTGCCGCATGGTTGCTAACACAACTGATACTTCATGTTAAAGAAGTTCAGTCGCTTGAAAATGTCAGGATCAATCTCTGGACTGGCTCCGCCGTGACTCTCGCATGGATTAAAAGTCCAGCAATCCGCTGGAAGACATTTGTCCGCAATAGAGTGGGAAAAATCCAAGAAACGCTTCGAGATGTCTCCTGGAAATTTATTCCAGGAAAACAAAACCCCGCTGACTGCGCTTCAAGAGGTATACCTACGCTAAAACTGAAACAACACGCTCTCTGGTGGCATGGACCAACTTGGCTTCATGAACCAGAATCCTCTTGGCCCACTCTGGAGCCTCCAACCGACAACGCAACGCATCGAGAAGAACGCCAAGGTCTGACACTAGTAACTTGGAAAGCAGAAAATTGCCTGCTCCAACAATTACTGTCGCATTACACGCAGCTGTTTCCACTGCTACGGAAGCTTAGCATCTGGCATCGTGCCATCGACCGCTTTAAAAGAGTTCCACAATCTTCGCTGGCCTACCCGCTTACTCCATCAGACCTGGAGCGTGCTAAATTGACCTTGATTAAGTTCACTCAAGGACAATACTTCGCTAGAGAGATTCACACGCTACAAGATGGTGATGGTCTGCCTAAAAATAACAGCATCACTAAGCTGACTCCGTTCATCGACCATCAGGGGGTCCTGAGAGTCGGTGGCCGCTTGAAAAACGCATTGCTGGACCCAGAAGAGAGGCATCCAGCGATTCTACCGCGATAA
- the LOC123267851 gene encoding uncharacterized protein LOC123267851, translating to MGQLPAARVQPTRAFLHTGLDYAGPITLKTFQGRGAKTYKGWIAVFVCMFSSAVHLELVTDYTAAAFIAAYRRFTSRRGICHTLYSDCGTNFVGADKELKRLFAAGSRTLRELSTLIAQDGTNWKFNPPGAPHFGGKWEAAVKSIKFHLRRTIGDSLLTLEQYSTLLAQIEAILNSRPLTPLNEDPADLAVLTPGHFLIGQSLTAIPEPSLTDLQPARLSHWEQVQQMVQHFWKRYYQDCIHRYQAISKWHHRRNQIKVGSVVLITTEDLPPTKWPLAKVIAVHPGEDGQIRVVTVKTVNTELARPITKLCVLPLTHEEDDLVDAAANPGENVR from the coding sequence ATGGGTCAACTACCCGCCGCACGAGTACAGCCAACTCGAGCCTTCTTGCATACAGGACTCGACTACGCTGGACCTATCACGCTGAAAACGTTTCAAGGACGTGGAGCAAAAACATACAAAGGCTGGATTGCAGTCTTTGTATGCATGTTCAGTTCAGCTGTACATTTAGAGCTAGTAACTGACTACACCGCTGCCGCTTTCATCGCCGCTTATCGCCGCTTCACTAGTCGCCGAGGTATCTGCCACACGCTATATTCAGACTGTGGAACCAATTTTGTAGGAGCAGATAAAGAGCTGAAACGACTATTCGCTGCAGGATCCCGCACATTACGAGAATTATCAACCTTGATCGCTCAAGATGGCACGAACTGGAAATTCAATCCGCCTGGAGCTCCACATTTTGGAGGAAAATGGGAAGCCGCTGtgaaatctatcaaatttcaCCTTCGAAGAACAATCGGAGACTCGCTGTTGACGCTTGAGCAATATTCAACGCTACTGGCTCAAATTGAAGCCATATTGAATTCCAGACCGCTCACACCGCTGAATGAAGATCCTGCTGACCTGGCTGTACTGACTCCAGGTCACTTCTTAATCGGACAGTCACTGACCGCTATCCCAGAGCCATCGCTGACAGATTTACAACCTGCTCGGCTCTCGCACTGGGAACAAGTCCAGCAAATGGTTCAACATTTCTGGAAACGCTACTACCAGGACTGCATCCACCGCTACCAGGCCATTTCAAAGTGGCATCATCGACGCAACCAGATCAAGGTGGGTTCAGTAGTACTGATCACCACTGAGGATCTCCCGCCAACCAAGTGGCCATTAGCCAAAGTAATTGCTGTCCATCCAGGTGAAGATGGGCAAATCCGCGTAGTAACTGTTAAGACAGTTAACACAGAGCTGGCTCGTCCAATTACAAAGCTCTGTGTCCTGCCGCTAACGCATGAAGAAGATGATCTTGTCGACGCAGCCGCCAACCCGGGGGAGaatgttcggtga
- the LOC123267929 gene encoding uncharacterized protein LOC123267929 → MEIKDRLQTARFVHIQTSNWYDIKFNNVRKHPKNFPDWKTLDDHLYYRRPDLVEEILGDEEEWKKVRKDHKVPETLRRNYEEPDARHLGRNKMYERIKTKFYWPGMSKDVEEFVQACDTCKQIKYKQTSSKAPLQSR, encoded by the coding sequence ATGGAAATAAAGGACAGATTACAAACAGCTAGGTTTGTCCATATTCAAACATCAAATTggtatgacattaaatttaataatgtcaGGAAACATCCAAAGAATTTTCCAGATTGGAAAACTTTGGACGATCATCTTTATTATAGAAGACCTGATCTCGTTGAGGAGATCTTGGGTGACGAGGAAGAGTGGAAAAAGGTACGAAAAGATCACAAAGTACCGGAAACACTGAGAAGGAATTACGAGGAGCCAGACGCTCGACATCTCGGTCGTAACAAAATGTATGAGCGCatcaagacaaaattttacTGGCCAGGCATGTCCAAAGACGTTGAAGAGTTTGTACAAGCCTGTGATACTTGCAAGCAGATCAAGTACAAACAGACTTCTTCGAAAGCTCCACTCCAATCGAGATAA